A window of the Bacteroides thetaiotaomicron VPI-5482 genome harbors these coding sequences:
- a CDS encoding SDR family oxidoreductase, producing MKALFIGGTGTISTDVVELAQQRGWEITLLNRGSKKLPEGVGSIIADIHDEEAVAKAIADESYDVVAQFIAYTAEDVERDIRLFRNKTKQYIFISSASAYQKPLADYRITESTPLVNPYWQYSRHKIAAEEVLMTAYRTTGFPITIVRPSHTYNGTKPPVSLHGNKGNWQILKRILDGKPVIIPGDGSSLWTLTHSKDFAKGYVGLMANPHAIGNAFHITTDESMTWNQIYQTIADALGKPLNALHVASDFLARHGGNYDFRGELLGDKAATVVFDNSKIKRLVPDFICTTSMADGLRQSVQYMLSHPETQTPDPEFDSWCDRVADAMAAADRAFEAE from the coding sequence ATGAAAGCATTATTCATTGGAGGAACCGGTACGATCAGTACCGATGTAGTAGAATTGGCTCAACAGAGAGGGTGGGAGATAACACTGCTCAACCGGGGCTCAAAAAAACTGCCGGAAGGTGTGGGCAGTATCATTGCCGACATTCACGATGAGGAAGCTGTGGCGAAAGCTATTGCAGATGAAAGTTATGATGTCGTAGCTCAGTTCATCGCTTACACGGCAGAAGATGTAGAACGTGATATCCGTCTGTTCCGTAATAAGACGAAACAATATATTTTTATCAGCAGTGCATCCGCCTACCAAAAACCGTTGGCTGATTACCGTATTACGGAAAGTACCCCTTTAGTGAATCCTTACTGGCAATATTCACGGCATAAGATTGCCGCCGAAGAAGTGTTGATGACAGCATACCGTACCACCGGTTTCCCGATTACGATTGTCCGTCCCAGCCATACGTATAATGGAACGAAACCTCCTGTAAGCCTGCATGGAAATAAGGGGAACTGGCAGATACTTAAACGTATCCTTGACGGGAAACCGGTTATTATCCCTGGTGACGGAAGTTCCTTGTGGACACTGACACATTCCAAAGATTTTGCCAAAGGATATGTAGGACTGATGGCGAACCCTCATGCCATCGGGAATGCCTTCCATATCACCACAGATGAGAGTATGACTTGGAATCAGATTTATCAAACCATTGCCGATGCGCTGGGGAAACCTCTGAACGCACTCCATGTGGCTTCCGATTTTCTTGCGAGACATGGCGGGAACTATGACTTTCGGGGCGAACTGTTGGGGGATAAAGCCGCAACGGTAGTCTTTGATAATTCGAAAATAAAACGCCTTGTGCCGGACTTTATCTGTACAACTTCGATGGCGGACGGTTTAAGACAGTCAGTGCAATATATGCTTTCGCACCCCGAAACACAGACTCCTGATCCGGAGTTCGATTCATGGTGCGACCGTGTAGCCGACGCGATGGCTGCGGCAGACAGAGCTTTTGAAGCAGAATAA
- a CDS encoding response regulator transcription factor codes for MSKNDITVLLVEDELTLAMIIKDTLEENGFTIHTASDGEEGLHLFFELRPDVLVADVMMPKMDGFEMVRRIRQTDKQTPVLFLTARSAINDVVEGFELGANDYLKKPFGMQELIIRIKALMGKAFSFTKTKVSSRFEIGSYLFDPVAQTLLHAGVRQELSHRESEILKRLCENRNQVVNTQDVLLELWGDDSFFNSRSLHVFITKLRHKLSQDEQIRIVNVRGIGYKLIAN; via the coding sequence ATGAGCAAAAACGACATTACAGTATTGTTGGTGGAAGACGAACTGACACTCGCCATGATTATCAAAGATACGCTCGAGGAAAACGGTTTTACCATACATACCGCCTCCGACGGCGAAGAAGGATTGCATCTTTTCTTTGAACTTCGGCCGGACGTGCTGGTGGCCGATGTGATGATGCCCAAAATGGACGGATTCGAAATGGTACGCCGCATCCGGCAGACGGACAAGCAGACACCTGTACTGTTTCTGACTGCCCGTTCGGCCATCAACGATGTGGTAGAAGGATTCGAACTTGGGGCAAACGATTATCTGAAAAAGCCTTTCGGCATGCAGGAACTGATCATACGTATCAAGGCGCTGATGGGAAAAGCGTTCAGCTTCACGAAGACAAAGGTATCCAGCCGTTTTGAGATAGGAAGTTATCTGTTCGATCCGGTCGCGCAGACATTGCTGCATGCCGGAGTGAGACAGGAACTCTCCCACCGCGAGTCGGAAATACTGAAACGGCTTTGTGAAAACCGGAATCAGGTGGTCAATACGCAGGACGTTCTGCTGGAACTTTGGGGGGATGACAGTTTCTTCAATTCCCGGAGTCTGCATGTATTCATCACGAAACTGCGGCATAAGTTGTCGCAGGATGAGCAAATACGTATCGTCAATGTGCGGGGAATCGGCTATAAACTCATTGCAAACTAA
- a CDS encoding sensor histidine kinase, translated as MKLPLKHIIILVICSLTGIFVYQTYWLTGLYRTMKQEMNNNIKDAMRTSDFNEIVLRVNELQKDNVEHGSVTVSAGYGADGKSLVTSQTVSYTDSTYKDTLHTRTETAVDTLAVNANDPDASAVASSESGLDVLLKKQDSMKELILSVQQGMHSGVDTYIDINLQKYDSLLTDVLKAHNIDVPHRTLYIYSGATQDSSQTFIDTLGIAGDSTYIPSPKAIRYNYEFNRHHSQRYQLIMEPITSLVWKQMTGILVTSFVIFLILGFSFWFLIRTLLKQKTLEEMKSNFTNNITHELKTPIAVAYAANDALLNFNQAEEKSKRDQYLRISQEQLQRLSGLVEQILSMSMESRKTFRLHPEEICLKELITSLIEQHQLKADIPVHITLETEPEALTIVADRTHFSNIISNLIDNAVKYSKQEAEIMIQCRQTGETVTITVSDHGIGIPLDKQKHIFDKFYRVPTGNLHNVKGYGLGLFYVKSMVEKHGGTITVKSESGKGSTFTITI; from the coding sequence ATGAAACTACCGTTGAAACATATCATTATCCTTGTCATCTGCTCGCTGACAGGCATCTTTGTTTACCAGACATATTGGCTGACAGGGCTTTACCGCACGATGAAGCAGGAAATGAACAATAATATCAAAGACGCCATGCGTACGAGCGACTTTAATGAAATCGTGCTTCGCGTCAACGAGCTGCAAAAGGATAATGTGGAACATGGTTCGGTCACCGTTTCCGCCGGATATGGTGCAGACGGCAAGTCGCTGGTGACAAGCCAGACCGTCTCTTATACGGACAGTACCTACAAAGACACCCTGCATACACGCACGGAAACAGCAGTAGATACCCTAGCCGTCAATGCCAACGATCCGGATGCCAGCGCCGTTGCCTCCAGCGAAAGCGGACTTGATGTATTATTAAAGAAACAGGACTCGATGAAAGAACTCATACTCAGCGTCCAACAGGGTATGCACTCCGGCGTGGATACCTACATCGACATCAACCTGCAAAAATATGACAGTCTACTGACCGATGTACTGAAAGCACACAACATAGATGTGCCTCACCGTACCTTATATATATACAGCGGAGCTACTCAGGATTCATCCCAGACATTCATAGATACACTGGGCATCGCAGGAGACAGCACCTATATCCCCAGCCCGAAAGCCATCCGCTACAACTACGAATTCAACAGGCATCACAGTCAACGCTACCAACTGATAATGGAACCCATCACCTCCCTGGTATGGAAACAAATGACTGGCATCCTGGTCACTTCATTTGTCATCTTCCTCATCCTCGGATTTTCCTTCTGGTTCCTCATCCGGACACTGCTGAAACAAAAGACGCTGGAAGAAATGAAGAGCAACTTTACGAACAACATCACGCATGAGTTAAAGACTCCGATTGCCGTGGCGTATGCCGCCAACGATGCGCTGCTGAATTTCAACCAGGCGGAAGAGAAAAGCAAACGTGACCAATATCTGCGCATCAGCCAAGAGCAGCTACAGCGTTTGAGCGGACTCGTCGAACAGATTCTTTCCATGAGCATGGAAAGCCGCAAGACGTTCAGACTGCACCCCGAAGAGATTTGTCTAAAAGAACTGATTACTTCTTTAATAGAGCAGCACCAGCTAAAAGCGGATATCCCCGTACACATAACACTGGAAACAGAACCGGAAGCACTGACGATAGTAGCCGACCGCACTCATTTCAGCAATATCATCAGTAACCTGATAGACAATGCCGTGAAATATTCGAAACAAGAAGCAGAGATTATGATTCAGTGCCGCCAAACGGGAGAAACGGTGACTATCACCGTCTCTGATCATGGAATAGGTATCCCTCTGGATAAACAGAAACATATATTCGACAAATTCTATCGCGTTCCGACCGGAAATCTTCATAACGTGAAGGGATACGGCTTAGGGCTTTTCTATGTCAAAAGCATGGTCGAAAAACATGGAGGCACCATCACCGTCAAAAGTGAATCCGGCAAAGGAAGTACATTTACCATTACTATCTAA